In one Silene latifolia isolate original U9 population chromosome 10, ASM4854445v1, whole genome shotgun sequence genomic region, the following are encoded:
- the LOC141605028 gene encoding putative receptor-like protein kinase At3g47110: MSEYGLGSEPSIEGDVYSYGILLLELMTGKSPTDSMFKEGYNLHLHAEAALPDQVIQIADPSLEEDNLTEEDEDPRAIQDELQRRVECITTVISVGISCSNHLPQQRMKIVDARSRLQSAKDNLLSTRNRRNLPARALMVTEA; encoded by the exons ATGTCAGAGTATGGGCTCGGAAGTGAGCCATCTATAGAGGGTGATGTTTACAGCTATGGCATATTGCTACTTGAGCTTATGACAGGAAAGAGTCCGACAGACAGTATGTTCAAGGAAGGCTACAACCTTCATCTACATGCAGAAGCGGCATTACCTGACCAAGTCATACAAATTGCGGACCCATCGCTTGAAGAAGATAATCTCACTGAAGAAGACGAAGACCCAAGAGCAATCCAAGATGAGCTTCAACGAAGAGTGGAATGCATCACTACTGTGATCAGTGTCGGAATATCGTGCTCGAATCATTTGCCACAACAGCGAATGAAAATAGTTGACGCCAGAAGCAGGCTTCAATCAGCAAAAGACAACCTTCTCAGTACTAGAAACAGGCGTAATCTTCCTGCAAGAG CGCTGATGGTTACAGAGGCCTGA